One window of the Crateriforma spongiae genome contains the following:
- the ychF gene encoding redox-regulated ATPase YchF, with product MEAGIVGLPNVGKSTLFNALTLSKAAQSENYPFCTIEPNEGIVSVPDQRLDRITKYIVPQKLIPATLKLVDIAGIVKGASEGEGLGNKFLSHIREVDAILQVVRCFEDPDVTHVAGSVDPLADIDTIETELMLADLQSLENALGKAQRTARSGDKEAKLRVTVIEKCSEHLNEGKPLRLLNLNEAENAAISSFGLLTAKPILFVANVDETDLDGKNPLVDKVRQHADKVGADVACVCAKLEAEIAELDEEDREEMLADVGLAEPALNQIARAAYHTLGLQSYFTAGEKEVRAWPVPIGATAPQAAGVIHSDFERGFIRAEVYSLDDLEEHGGEKEIRQAGKLRVEGKSYVMQDGDICHFLFNV from the coding sequence ATGGAAGCCGGAATCGTTGGCTTGCCGAACGTCGGCAAAAGCACGTTGTTCAATGCTTTGACGCTGTCCAAGGCCGCGCAAAGCGAAAACTATCCGTTCTGCACGATCGAGCCCAACGAAGGCATCGTCAGCGTGCCGGACCAGCGTTTGGACCGGATCACCAAGTACATCGTGCCGCAGAAGTTGATTCCCGCGACGTTGAAGCTGGTGGATATCGCCGGCATCGTCAAAGGTGCTAGCGAAGGCGAAGGTTTGGGGAACAAGTTCCTGAGTCACATCCGCGAGGTCGACGCGATTTTGCAGGTCGTCCGCTGTTTCGAAGACCCCGATGTCACCCACGTCGCCGGGTCGGTGGATCCGCTGGCCGATATCGACACGATCGAAACCGAATTGATGCTGGCCGATCTACAGTCGTTGGAAAATGCGTTGGGCAAAGCCCAGCGGACCGCTCGCAGCGGCGACAAGGAAGCGAAACTGCGCGTCACGGTGATCGAAAAATGCAGCGAGCATTTAAACGAAGGCAAGCCGCTGCGATTGCTGAATCTGAATGAGGCCGAAAATGCCGCGATTTCCAGTTTCGGATTGCTGACGGCCAAACCCATCCTGTTCGTCGCGAACGTGGACGAGACCGACTTGGACGGCAAGAACCCGCTGGTCGACAAGGTCCGCCAACATGCCGACAAGGTCGGTGCCGACGTTGCCTGCGTGTGTGCGAAGCTGGAGGCGGAGATCGCGGAATTGGATGAAGAAGACCGCGAAGAAATGCTGGCCGACGTTGGGCTGGCCGAACCGGCGCTGAATCAGATTGCCCGAGCCGCCTATCACACGCTGGGTTTGCAAAGTTACTTCACCGCCGGCGAAAAGGAAGTCCGTGCTTGGCCGGTACCCATCGGTGCGACCGCGCCGCAAGCGGCAGGGGTGATTCACAGTGATTTCGAGCGTGGGTTCATTCGCGCCGAAGTCTATTCTCTTGACGATCTGGAAGAACACGGTGGCGAAAAAGAGATTCGACAGGCCGGTAAACTACGCGTGGAAGGCAAAAGTTACGTGATGCAGGACGGCGATATCTGTCATTTCCTGTTCAACGTCTGA
- a CDS encoding (2Fe-2S)-binding protein, translating to MNDDDMVCLCFQVTRRKIVQFIRVEKPRRLSQLSQCYSAGTGCGWCRPFLQKLMEQTDTDLPDSNTYQSGRRRHIRDKNDTP from the coding sequence ATGAATGACGACGACATGGTCTGTCTGTGCTTTCAAGTCACACGACGAAAGATCGTTCAGTTCATCCGAGTGGAAAAACCAAGACGGCTCAGCCAACTTTCGCAGTGCTATTCCGCGGGCACCGGATGCGGATGGTGCCGACCGTTCTTGCAGAAACTGATGGAACAAACCGACACGGACTTGCCCGATTCCAACACTTACCAGTCCGGCCGACGCCGACACATCCGCGACAAGAACGACACACCATAA
- a CDS encoding amidohydrolase: MSEAETLTAQVQAIDRQVAHLWMVRTFLKHCDEAEDDEDLRDIVRDIYDFILAVGPVDEVDDPAAYVKMAKKKLRRLRRACDLYVEIQPEVSGHTNFVMAARSLQIATEAIAEILERSAS, from the coding sequence ATGAGTGAAGCCGAAACGCTGACCGCTCAGGTGCAAGCGATTGATCGTCAAGTCGCGCACCTGTGGATGGTCCGTACGTTCTTAAAGCACTGCGACGAGGCCGAAGACGACGAAGATCTGCGCGACATCGTTCGCGACATCTATGATTTCATCTTGGCCGTCGGGCCGGTTGACGAAGTCGATGATCCGGCCGCTTACGTGAAGATGGCCAAAAAGAAGTTGCGTCGGCTGCGACGTGCGTGCGATTTGTACGTGGAAATCCAGCCGGAGGTGTCCGGTCACACGAATTTTGTGATGGCTGCTCGATCGCTGCAGATTGCCACCGAAGCGATCGCGGAAATATTGGAACGGTCCGCGTCTTGA
- a CDS encoding sulfatase-like hydrolase/transferase, which translates to MFSGKFCQLWIVLFWLAFANAIAPRSAFAAHAESPNVLFILTDDQRWDCWSAAGNEQIATPNLDRIVQRGTRFTNAFVTLAICSPSRAACLTGRYGSVNGVTKVGTAKIRDGQPTFAKVLRDAGYCTGVTGKWHLKNSPSDCGFQFAATCWSNGTWYDRKFDINGDTQVMPGFVDDVTADQSIRFIRDCAQQAKPFVLWMNTQVPHMDHRFRWPAEQQYLDRREVAEMPLPATWDDDLKGKPEYLSKSRSRTQALSYGYDDPDRIRSHHRDYYAAVEQMDRSVGRVLDELESSSSTRPTWIIFMGDNGWMLGEHGMTSKVLPYEESMRVPMAIAGPNTGAATCDALVLNIDLTATIYELAGIESPPWLHGRSLLPLVQDEKVDDWRTSILYEAPTPQLGSRPLWAVRDERWKYIETVLDDSTTFAELYDLQKDPNEANNLALSDQQQGRVERFAKELMNHRQAIALTSTEQSDATTPSDSDDQNTRPTRTQQPVRTDIHISGVYPHLTTYGIYSQDGAHTLPGHNECGIGAVVPWAGKLWMVNYAPHMPRGSEHKLYSVDADLTEPMTVHPESVGGTPAGRMIHAESQQLLIAHYAIDREGKVRAISPKQMPIRVTAIARHLTDPANMVYYVDMEGSIWEANVHTLDVKRLFKKPVPGWHGKGGYTSQGRLVVSNNGELHVGNYDDVLVGGTAKTDEERGVLAQWDGKQWQIVERRQYTEVTGPQGIAGGSDGNEPVWAIGWDRRSLRLKVLTDGQWSTYLLPKAAYCNDASHGWYTEWPRIRQIGDGRWMMDMHGMFFDFPPTFSANNTAGIRPIASHLRYVPDFCDFNGQLVLASDETSIQGNPLAGQPQSNLWFGKYEDLSSWGPATAYGGPWVEDKVKAMVPSDPFLVAGFDDRCLHLSVGRKKRPVPSMTRASDQQTIHEVPSKLAGLTRIAIPRGDWHRPAPGFRFEVDVPVTVYLAVDQRGNPKLADSWQATPMSLRWGKGFTDKVYRRSFPAGVVSIPGNASEHKPGNFGMPHLAFVAANDGSIVQARPLDAATAAVPQSARKPGVDPTPVTFTLEVDRGGLGQWEHFDSVTVPADGYLPYLFPENFDAQWLRLTVDRDCVVTAFLHQVDASSHDGQAKDAQQLFAGLADIADEDASMTRVYPAKRNRNLRVITEGDRFFEFSKAGFEFQADSPDPRLQGLLDVEPEASVDRASVVVHYQGQTYRLPKGDSAFDRTMLDPACRMVREVESERHLANLHGTFYELPLVTNGAPPAWNRIRPVASHRKWISDFCSWNGLLVLAGLAPDAVGDSHVFLNADRTVGLWFGGVDDLWQLGKPVGHGGPWYESAVVADVASDAYLMTGYDQKTMTVSHEHQSDVTFTVQVDVDGTGLWVDYVRLTCPANQEITHRFPDRFSACWVRLISDTDTKATAQLVYE; encoded by the coding sequence ATGTTTTCTGGAAAGTTCTGTCAGCTTTGGATCGTGCTGTTTTGGCTCGCCTTCGCGAATGCTATTGCACCTAGGTCCGCCTTCGCCGCCCACGCGGAGTCCCCGAACGTCTTGTTCATCTTGACCGACGACCAGCGTTGGGACTGTTGGTCGGCGGCAGGCAACGAGCAAATCGCCACGCCTAATTTGGACCGCATCGTCCAACGGGGAACACGATTCACCAATGCGTTTGTGACGTTGGCAATTTGTTCGCCCAGTCGCGCCGCGTGTCTGACCGGACGTTACGGCAGTGTCAACGGCGTGACCAAGGTCGGCACAGCGAAGATTCGCGACGGCCAGCCCACCTTCGCGAAGGTATTGCGGGATGCAGGCTATTGCACCGGAGTCACCGGGAAGTGGCATCTAAAAAATTCGCCCAGCGATTGCGGGTTCCAGTTTGCGGCGACTTGTTGGTCCAACGGGACTTGGTACGACCGCAAGTTTGACATCAATGGCGACACGCAGGTAATGCCGGGCTTTGTCGACGATGTTACCGCCGATCAATCGATCCGGTTCATTCGCGATTGTGCACAGCAAGCGAAGCCGTTTGTGCTGTGGATGAACACTCAGGTACCGCACATGGATCACCGGTTCCGCTGGCCCGCTGAGCAGCAGTATCTAGATCGGCGTGAAGTCGCCGAGATGCCTTTACCCGCGACATGGGACGACGACCTGAAAGGAAAGCCGGAGTATCTTTCGAAGTCACGCAGTCGGACACAGGCTTTGTCGTACGGCTATGACGACCCGGACCGAATCCGGTCACATCATCGGGACTATTATGCCGCGGTCGAACAAATGGACCGCTCCGTGGGGCGTGTTTTGGATGAATTGGAATCTTCGTCGTCGACGCGTCCGACTTGGATCATTTTCATGGGTGACAACGGCTGGATGCTGGGTGAACACGGGATGACCAGCAAGGTTCTGCCGTATGAAGAATCGATGCGCGTTCCGATGGCCATTGCCGGTCCAAACACCGGTGCAGCGACTTGTGATGCGTTGGTGTTGAACATCGATTTGACCGCCACGATTTATGAGCTGGCTGGGATTGAATCCCCGCCTTGGTTGCACGGTCGCAGCCTGTTACCCCTGGTCCAGGATGAGAAGGTCGACGATTGGCGGACCAGCATTTTGTACGAAGCCCCCACGCCACAGTTGGGCAGTCGGCCGTTGTGGGCGGTTCGCGACGAACGATGGAAATACATCGAAACGGTCTTGGACGATTCGACGACCTTTGCGGAGTTGTATGACTTGCAAAAGGATCCGAATGAGGCCAATAACTTGGCTTTGAGTGATCAGCAACAAGGACGTGTGGAGAGGTTTGCCAAAGAACTGATGAACCATCGGCAGGCCATTGCGCTGACGTCGACGGAACAATCGGATGCGACGACGCCGTCAGACTCTGATGATCAAAACACCCGCCCCACGCGGACTCAACAGCCCGTTCGAACCGACATCCACATCAGTGGCGTCTATCCACATCTGACGACGTACGGAATTTACAGCCAGGACGGTGCGCATACATTGCCGGGGCACAACGAATGTGGCATCGGTGCAGTGGTGCCTTGGGCGGGTAAATTGTGGATGGTCAATTATGCGCCCCATATGCCGCGAGGCAGCGAACACAAACTGTATTCGGTGGACGCAGACCTGACCGAGCCGATGACCGTGCACCCGGAAAGTGTCGGGGGCACTCCGGCGGGCCGGATGATTCATGCGGAGTCGCAGCAGTTATTGATCGCACACTACGCGATCGATCGCGAGGGTAAGGTGCGTGCAATTTCACCCAAGCAGATGCCGATCCGTGTGACCGCGATTGCACGCCATCTGACCGATCCAGCCAACATGGTTTACTACGTCGACATGGAAGGTTCGATTTGGGAAGCCAACGTACATACGCTGGATGTGAAGCGACTTTTCAAGAAGCCTGTTCCCGGATGGCATGGCAAGGGCGGCTATACATCGCAGGGACGATTGGTCGTCTCCAACAATGGCGAACTGCACGTTGGGAATTATGACGATGTGTTGGTCGGTGGGACGGCAAAGACCGATGAAGAACGCGGTGTGCTGGCCCAGTGGGACGGCAAGCAATGGCAGATCGTCGAACGCCGTCAATACACCGAAGTCACCGGCCCACAAGGAATCGCCGGGGGCAGTGACGGCAATGAACCGGTCTGGGCCATCGGTTGGGATCGTCGTAGTTTGCGTCTAAAGGTTTTGACCGACGGGCAATGGTCGACCTACCTATTGCCGAAAGCGGCGTATTGCAACGACGCCAGTCACGGTTGGTATACCGAATGGCCCAGAATTCGGCAGATCGGAGATGGCCGCTGGATGATGGACATGCACGGGATGTTCTTTGACTTTCCGCCCACATTTTCGGCGAACAACACGGCGGGCATTCGTCCGATCGCCAGCCATTTGCGTTATGTCCCTGACTTTTGTGACTTCAACGGTCAATTGGTTTTGGCCAGTGACGAAACCAGCATCCAGGGCAACCCACTTGCCGGGCAGCCTCAGAGCAATCTGTGGTTTGGCAAGTACGAAGATCTGTCTTCTTGGGGCCCGGCGACGGCGTACGGTGGGCCGTGGGTGGAAGACAAGGTTAAGGCGATGGTTCCGTCCGATCCGTTCCTGGTCGCAGGATTTGATGACCGATGCTTGCACCTGAGTGTGGGAAGAAAGAAGCGACCGGTCCCGTCGATGACGCGGGCCAGCGACCAGCAGACGATCCATGAAGTTCCGTCGAAGCTTGCCGGCTTGACCCGGATCGCCATCCCACGTGGCGACTGGCATCGCCCTGCCCCGGGCTTTCGGTTTGAAGTTGACGTTCCGGTGACCGTCTATTTGGCGGTCGATCAACGTGGAAATCCCAAGCTTGCTGATTCTTGGCAGGCGACACCGATGTCGCTGCGTTGGGGCAAAGGGTTCACGGACAAGGTGTACCGCCGCAGTTTTCCCGCCGGTGTCGTGTCGATCCCTGGAAATGCCAGCGAACACAAGCCGGGCAATTTTGGAATGCCACACTTGGCTTTCGTTGCTGCCAATGACGGTTCGATCGTGCAGGCTCGACCCTTGGACGCGGCCACCGCAGCGGTGCCACAATCGGCGAGAAAGCCGGGTGTTGATCCGACTCCGGTGACTTTCACTTTGGAAGTGGATCGCGGCGGACTTGGGCAATGGGAACATTTTGATTCGGTCACGGTTCCCGCCGACGGCTATTTGCCCTACTTGTTCCCCGAGAATTTCGACGCACAGTGGTTGCGGCTGACGGTGGACCGAGACTGTGTGGTCACCGCGTTCTTGCATCAGGTCGATGCGTCGTCGCACGATGGCCAGGCCAAGGATGCGCAACAGTTGTTCGCCGGGCTAGCGGATATCGCTGACGAAGATGCATCGATGACACGAGTCTATCCGGCGAAGCGAAATCGAAACCTGCGAGTGATCACCGAGGGCGACCGCTTTTTCGAATTCAGCAAAGCGGGATTTGAGTTTCAGGCGGATTCACCAGACCCGCGTCTACAGGGTTTGTTGGATGTTGAACCAGAAGCGTCGGTCGACCGTGCATCGGTGGTCGTGCACTACCAGGGCCAGACGTATCGATTGCCCAAGGGGGATTCGGCGTTTGATCGCACGATGCTTGATCCGGCGTGTCGCATGGTGCGGGAAGTGGAGTCCGAACGGCACTTGGCGAACCTGCATGGCACCTTTTATGAGCTGCCCTTGGTGACCAATGGTGCGCCGCCGGCATGGAATCGGATCCGTCCGGTTGCCAGTCATCGCAAGTGGATTTCCGACTTCTGTTCGTGGAACGGCTTGCTGGTGTTAGCGGGCTTGGCGCCGGATGCCGTCGGCGATTCGCACGTTTTCTTAAATGCGGATCGGACCGTCGGATTGTGGTTCGGTGGCGTGGACGATCTTTGGCAATTGGGCAAGCCGGTCGGACACGGTGGCCCCTGGTACGAATCCGCCGTCGTCGCCGACGTGGCTTCGGATGCGTATTTGATGACTGGATATGACCAGAAGACGATGACGGTGTCGCACGAGCATCAGAGTGATGTGACGTTCACGGTCCAAGTCGACGTGGATGGCACTGGTTTGTGGGTGGATTACGTCCGTTTGACTTGCCCCGCCAACCAAGAAATCACCCATCGTTTTCCAGATCGGTTTTCCGCGTGTTGGGTGCGATTGATTTCCGACACGGATACGAAGGCAACGGCACAGCTGGTTTACGAATGA
- a CDS encoding nitroreductase family protein has product MNSPPVSDPLTTVREVLMRRRTEKILGDVDAPVQTPENQRAQFDAVVRKCVSDAGWAPFHFVRGVDDLAEPWRANILWQDQAQALGKLLKHQHGDATKVPPLLCGCGAVVLVTWLPETDPMAFEKGDCTSIQKSAARDEEHLAATGAMVQNLLLLLTAAGMGTYWSSGGNLGKPVVFDLLGIPASERLIAAVFVDYADTQGEVTKKPGAHRDKRGAAWIREASVSDG; this is encoded by the coding sequence ATGAATTCACCCCCTGTTTCAGATCCTCTGACGACCGTCCGCGAAGTCTTGATGCGTCGCCGCACCGAGAAGATTCTCGGTGACGTGGATGCTCCGGTGCAAACGCCTGAAAACCAACGGGCGCAGTTCGATGCGGTGGTGCGAAAGTGTGTTTCGGATGCGGGGTGGGCGCCGTTTCACTTCGTCCGTGGCGTTGATGACTTGGCCGAACCGTGGCGGGCTAACATCCTGTGGCAGGATCAAGCCCAAGCCTTGGGTAAGCTACTGAAACACCAGCACGGTGACGCGACCAAGGTTCCGCCGCTGTTGTGTGGATGCGGCGCGGTCGTCCTGGTCACCTGGTTGCCGGAAACGGATCCGATGGCTTTCGAAAAGGGCGATTGCACATCGATCCAGAAATCCGCGGCCCGCGACGAAGAACACTTGGCGGCGACCGGCGCAATGGTCCAGAACCTGTTGCTGTTGTTGACCGCGGCGGGGATGGGGACGTACTGGTCCAGCGGCGGGAACCTGGGCAAGCCGGTGGTGTTCGACCTGCTGGGGATCCCCGCATCGGAACGGTTGATTGCCGCCGTTTTCGTCGACTATGCCGATACCCAGGGCGAAGTCACCAAGAAGCCTGGAGCGCACCGTGACAAACGCGGTGCCGCTTGGATTCGAGAGGCGTCTGTTTCGGACGGCTGA
- the rlmN gene encoding 23S rRNA (adenine(2503)-C(2))-methyltransferase RlmN, with protein MTTVLPTVTPPDQTSASKRHLLDLTDADLAEWMKQQGQPKFRVGQVWSWVFQRRADSFQMMSNLPAALRQRLDEDFVIFQADEAACQTSSDGTEKLLVRLAGGGEVECVLLRDGIRRSICVSSQVGCAMGCVFCASGLDGVERNLTRGEILEQMLRLQSRLPQDERLSHIVMMGMGEPLANLNNVLAALDVAKSEKGLGISPRRITISTVGLPPAIDRLAAADVPFNLAVSLHAPNEALRNELVPVNRKVGMEAVLQAADRYFAANGRRLTFEYVLLGGVNDDETCARQLVKLLKTRNVMLNVIPYNPVAGLPYLEPTKTAIAKFRQILEQGGVTVKFRQRKGGEIDAACGQLRRNRQTTG; from the coding sequence TTGACCACCGTGCTTCCCACCGTCACCCCACCCGACCAGACCAGCGCGTCCAAGCGGCACCTGCTGGACTTGACCGACGCCGATCTGGCCGAGTGGATGAAACAGCAGGGACAGCCCAAGTTTCGCGTCGGCCAAGTTTGGTCTTGGGTGTTCCAGCGTCGTGCGGATTCGTTCCAGATGATGAGCAATTTGCCGGCGGCGTTGCGTCAACGGCTCGACGAAGACTTTGTCATCTTTCAAGCCGACGAAGCCGCGTGTCAAACCAGTTCCGACGGGACAGAAAAACTGTTGGTACGGCTGGCCGGTGGGGGCGAAGTCGAGTGCGTGCTGTTGCGTGACGGAATCCGCCGCAGCATCTGTGTCAGCAGCCAAGTCGGATGTGCGATGGGATGCGTTTTCTGTGCCAGTGGTTTGGACGGAGTGGAACGCAATCTGACCCGGGGCGAGATTCTGGAACAGATGCTGCGTTTGCAGTCACGATTGCCCCAAGACGAACGCTTGAGCCACATCGTCATGATGGGGATGGGGGAACCGCTGGCAAACCTGAACAACGTGTTGGCGGCATTGGATGTCGCGAAGTCGGAAAAGGGGCTGGGCATCAGCCCGCGACGGATCACGATCAGCACGGTCGGATTACCACCAGCCATCGATCGCTTGGCGGCTGCCGATGTGCCATTCAATTTGGCCGTCAGCCTGCACGCCCCCAACGAAGCGTTGCGAAACGAATTGGTGCCGGTCAATCGAAAGGTCGGCATGGAAGCGGTGCTGCAAGCGGCCGATCGATACTTTGCCGCCAACGGTCGACGCTTGACGTTTGAATATGTCTTGTTGGGCGGTGTGAACGATGACGAAACATGCGCCCGACAACTGGTCAAGTTGTTGAAGACGCGGAACGTGATGCTGAACGTGATTCCGTACAACCCGGTTGCGGGCTTGCCGTACCTGGAGCCGACCAAGACGGCGATCGCCAAGTTCCGCCAAATCTTGGAACAAGGCGGCGTGACCGTGAAGTTTCGTCAACGCAAGGGCGGCGAAATCGATGCCGCTTGCGGTCAACTGCGTCGGAATCGACAGACGACCGGCTAA
- a CDS encoding M20/M25/M40 family metallo-hydrolase, whose protein sequence is MSPTLMNADAALDRFVELTKIPGKSGDEKMVAQQIVQALLNAGLDGQQIAFDDANQRTRIPGNCGNLIVHLPGTGSGPTTMLSAHMDTVPICVGSQPVRQGDEMTSETPTGLGADDRSGCAAILTAAIERLNCGRVDLPPAVIAFFIQEEVGLEGARHLDKDLIGKVDRAFNFDGGSVDKLTNGAIGGERLEIEITGIASHAGVAPEKGASAITMASLAIADLHQRGWLGKVVKDQGVGTSNVGVINGGEATNVVTPQLTLRAEARSHDANMRMAIVAEIRQAFENAVASVCTDAGQCGQLKFDSHVDYEAFRLPEDHPSITAADAAVRDLGRTPFIEVAGGGLDANWLFIHGIESVTMGCGQCNIHTVDERLNIPDYLDACRIATGLITGKY, encoded by the coding sequence ATGAGCCCCACGCTGATGAACGCTGACGCCGCCCTGGATCGTTTCGTCGAACTGACCAAGATCCCCGGAAAAAGCGGCGACGAAAAAATGGTCGCTCAGCAGATCGTCCAGGCTCTGCTAAACGCGGGGCTGGACGGGCAACAAATCGCATTCGACGACGCGAACCAGCGGACCCGCATTCCCGGCAACTGTGGGAACCTGATCGTCCATCTGCCGGGCACCGGTTCGGGGCCGACCACGATGCTTTCGGCTCATATGGACACGGTTCCGATCTGTGTCGGCAGCCAGCCGGTTCGCCAGGGCGATGAAATGACCAGCGAAACGCCGACTGGCCTGGGCGCCGATGATCGCTCCGGATGCGCGGCGATTTTAACTGCGGCCATCGAACGCTTGAATTGCGGGCGAGTCGATCTGCCGCCCGCCGTCATCGCGTTCTTCATTCAAGAAGAAGTCGGCTTGGAGGGCGCACGTCATTTGGACAAGGACCTGATCGGCAAAGTCGACCGCGCTTTCAACTTCGACGGTGGTTCAGTCGACAAGCTGACCAACGGTGCGATCGGTGGCGAACGCTTGGAAATCGAGATCACGGGGATCGCATCCCATGCCGGTGTGGCCCCAGAAAAGGGAGCCAGCGCGATCACGATGGCGTCCCTTGCAATCGCGGATTTGCACCAACGCGGTTGGCTGGGCAAAGTCGTCAAAGACCAGGGCGTGGGAACCTCCAACGTGGGTGTCATCAACGGGGGCGAAGCAACCAACGTGGTCACGCCTCAATTGACCCTGCGTGCCGAAGCCCGCAGCCATGACGCCAACATGCGGATGGCGATCGTCGCGGAAATTCGCCAAGCATTCGAAAACGCAGTCGCCAGTGTTTGCACCGACGCCGGCCAGTGTGGCCAGCTGAAGTTTGATTCGCACGTCGATTACGAAGCGTTCCGGTTGCCCGAAGATCATCCGTCAATCACGGCGGCCGACGCTGCGGTGCGCGACCTGGGACGAACCCCCTTTATCGAAGTCGCCGGCGGGGGATTGGACGCAAACTGGTTGTTCATCCACGGGATCGAATCGGTCACCATGGGCTGTGGCCAATGCAATATCCATACGGTCGACGAACGTTTGAATATCCCCGACTACTTGGATGCTTGCCGGATCGCCACCGGTCTGATCACCGGCAAGTATTGA
- a CDS encoding outer membrane protein assembly factor BamB family protein, with the protein MSLSFHRWLIAGLASHALRRCLFCLGLIISLGNVCSVAFVAGQTPDAPRFQSSNIAVVERSLPTIWSPDSGIVWTAEIEGYGQSTPIVAHDQIVVTSTSGEMKDNYHVTAFDPADGSRLWQVDAANPSPFKNTPMVSRAAPTAVATDEGFVAFFEGGVLIGIDTKGGKTWQRDLVAEYGPITARHGLSSSLEVDQQRVYVWVERSEEPYVLAIEPSTGETIWKSPGIGATAWASPRLIDVGDTQHLVCSAIGTIVGLDPATGERLWQFDQIDNNSSCTPIPAGNGRFVIGASDGRDAGAAGEAAASNGLIEITRDGDQYQVDYRWRAKKATCTFGSPVVVGDTAAFVNRAGVLYRLDIETGQQVSVDRTAAGGVWATPLVTDQHLYLFGYKGTTVVIDRTSGDTVSENRVWNAEDAESSLGGHKIYAAVAVDSMLVLRRGDKLYAIADTDQP; encoded by the coding sequence CGGGCTTGCGAGTCACGCTTTGCGACGGTGTTTGTTTTGCCTTGGCTTGATCATCTCGCTTGGCAATGTTTGCAGTGTTGCTTTCGTCGCCGGCCAAACGCCCGATGCTCCGCGATTTCAATCCAGCAACATCGCGGTCGTTGAACGAAGTCTTCCGACGATTTGGTCGCCCGATTCTGGAATCGTTTGGACCGCCGAGATTGAAGGCTATGGCCAATCGACGCCGATCGTCGCGCACGATCAGATCGTGGTGACATCGACCAGTGGTGAAATGAAGGACAACTATCACGTCACGGCATTCGATCCCGCTGACGGCAGTCGTCTTTGGCAAGTCGACGCGGCCAATCCGTCGCCGTTCAAGAACACGCCGATGGTCAGCCGGGCTGCACCCACCGCGGTGGCCACCGACGAAGGCTTCGTTGCCTTTTTCGAAGGCGGTGTGTTGATCGGCATCGACACCAAGGGCGGCAAAACCTGGCAGCGGGATTTGGTCGCCGAGTATGGACCGATCACCGCGCGTCACGGTTTGTCATCCTCTTTGGAAGTGGATCAGCAACGGGTCTACGTTTGGGTGGAACGATCGGAGGAGCCGTATGTGTTGGCGATCGAACCTTCGACAGGCGAAACGATTTGGAAATCACCGGGCATCGGCGCGACCGCATGGGCATCGCCTCGCTTGATCGATGTCGGCGATACGCAACATCTGGTGTGCAGCGCGATCGGAACCATCGTTGGATTGGACCCCGCGACCGGCGAACGGCTGTGGCAGTTTGACCAGATCGATAACAACAGTTCATGCACGCCGATTCCTGCCGGCAACGGTCGGTTTGTCATTGGTGCATCCGACGGGCGTGATGCCGGTGCGGCGGGCGAAGCGGCGGCCAGCAACGGGTTGATTGAAATCACTCGTGATGGCGATCAGTACCAAGTCGACTATCGCTGGCGTGCGAAGAAGGCCACGTGCACCTTCGGAAGCCCCGTCGTGGTCGGCGATACCGCGGCTTTCGTGAATCGTGCCGGCGTGCTGTATCGGCTGGACATAGAGACCGGGCAACAAGTCAGCGTCGACCGGACCGCAGCCGGCGGCGTCTGGGCCACCCCGTTGGTCACCGACCAGCATCTGTATTTGTTCGGCTATAAAGGCACGACGGTGGTCATCGATCGGACCAGTGGTGATACGGTTTCCGAAAACCGCGTTTGGAACGCCGAAGATGCTGAGAGCAGTCTCGGTGGCCACAAGATTTATGCCGCCGTTGCGGTCGATTCGATGTTGGTCTTGCGACGTGGCGACAAGTTGTATGCGATCGCCGACACTGACCAGCCGTAG